A window of Mycolicibacterium madagascariense genomic DNA:
GCTCTTGTCGTGGGCGGGCGGCAACGCGGTCAGTCGCACCTCGCGCCCGACGAGCTCGGACAGCGCGACGTGCACGGCGGCGTCGTCGTGGGTCAGCTCGCGCCCGTCCGGCAGCGTGATCACCACGCCCGGCGCATTGCCGGGCCCGGCGTCGTCACCGGGCTCGGTCAGATAGCGCGCCGAGCAGCCGAGCAGGGCGGGCAGCCTGCGGGCCGACGCGGTGATGCCCTTCTCGACGTCGCGCACCGCCCAGAGCCGGTCGGCGTGCACGCCGCGCCGGTCGATGCGCAGGCGGTCGACCCGGCCGCCGCCCATCGACTTCACGGGGAAGCGCCACAGCTGCGCGACGGTGCTCACCGCTAGGCCCGCGAAACTACTTGTCGCAGTTCGGAATTGGCGTCGGACTCGGTGTCGTAGACCCGCACGATCGCCTCGTCGCCCGGCTGCAGGAAGGTCGACTCACCCAGTTCGGTGTAGCGCGTTGCGCCGATGCCGATCAGCACCCGGGACGGATGGCCCGCAGCGACCATCAGCGCCCCGACGTCCTCGAGTGGGGTGTCGGGCGAGCCCTTCTGGTGGGCCAACCGCTCGGTGATCCAGTCCAGCAGCACCTCGCCGTAGTACGAATAGCCCAGCAGCGGACTGTCCACGCCGTAGGCGTGTTCCGCGCCGTCGGCCGTCCTGAGGTGACAGACCAGGCGCAGCGTCGACGTCGGTCCGTCGGGGGTCAGGTCGCCGATGTCGAAGAACCGCGCCGCCACGCCCTTGGACGCCGGACCCCAGTTCTTCTTGTGGCTGATCTTCGCCGCGTTGGGGCGCCGGATCGAACAGTCGTTGAACGCGCCCAGCGCGAACGGCTGCAGCGACACCACGGTGTCGCCCTGCCACGTCACCTCGCAGGCCAGCCCCACCTCGGGCTCGATCTGAAGGTTGAGCGGAATGTCGCTCTGCGGCAACAGGATCGCGTCGTGGGACAGCGGGAACTCGCCGAGGAGGCCCCCGGCACCCGGGGCGTACCACGGGAAGATGCCCTTGGGCGCGGCCCCCTCGCTCGCGACGTTGACGAAGTCGGCGGCCTCCCCGGCCTGCTCCAGATGGCCGGCGAAGTTGCCTGCCACGCCGAAGCCGAACCACGACTTCAGCTCGTCGAAGTCCAGCTCGCTCGTGTTCATGGGGTCAACACCGACCTTCCGACGTAGGGCACCAGGGCCTCCGGCACGCGCACGCTGCCGTCGGGCTGCTGGTGATTCTCCAGGATGGCGACCAGCCAGCGCGTCGTGGCGAGCGTGCCGTTCAGCGTCGCCGCGATCTGCGGCTTGCCGTTCTCGTCGCGGTAGCGGGTCCCCAGCCGCCGCGCCTGGAACGTCGTGCAGTTCGACGTCGACGTCAGCTCGCGGTAGGCGCCCTGCGTCGGCACCCACGCCTCGCAGTCGAACTTGCGGGCCGCGGAGGACCCGAGATCGCCTGCGGCCGTGTCGATCACGCGGTAGGGCACCTCGATCTTGGCGAGCATCTCGCGCTGCCAGCCGAGCAGCCGCTGGTGTTCGGCCTCCGCGTCCTCCGGCCGGCAGTAGACGAAGGCCTCGACCTTGTCGAACTGATGCACGCGGATGATGCCGCGGGTGTCCTTGCCGTAGCTGCCCGCCTCGCGCCGGAAGCACGACGACCATCCGGCGTAGCGCCGCGGCCCGTCGGACAGATCGAGGATCTCCCCGGAGTGGTAACCGGCCAGCGGCACCTCCGAGGTCCCGACGAGGTACAGGTCGTCGGCCTCGAGGCGGTAGACCTCGTCGGCGTGGGCGCCCAGGAAACCGGTGCCCGACATGACCTCTGGACGCACCAGCACCGGCGGGATGACCAGGGTGGCCCCGTTCTCGGTGGCGAGCCGGACGGCGAGTTGCATGAGGCCGAGCTGCAGCAGCGCCCCGAAGCCGGTCAGGAAGTAGAAGCGCGAACCGGACACCTTCGCGCCGCGCTCCATGTCGATGATGCCGAGCGCCTCCCCCAGTTCGAGGTGGTCCTTGGGGGCGTCGAGCCGCGGTGGTTCGCCGACCGTGTCGAGCACGACGTAGTCGTCTTCGCCGCCGGCGGGGACGCCGTCGGCGATGACGTTGGGGATGGCCATGTGCGCGGCGGTGAACGCCGCCTCCGCGGCGGCCTGCTCGATCTCGGCGGACTTGACGGCCTCGGCGAGTTCCTTGGCGTGGGCGAGCAGCGCCGGCCGCTCGTCGGCGGACGCCGCCCCGACCCGCTTGCTCGCCGCCTTCTGTTCGGCGCGCGCATCGTCGGCCTTCGAGATCGCCGATCGCCGCGCGGCGTCGGCGTCGAGCAGCACGTCGACGAGGCCGGGGTCCTCCCCCCGCGCCCGTTGCGACGCGCGGACCCGGTCGGGATCTTCACGCAGCAGTCTGAGGTCGATCACGGGGAAACCCTACGTTCGTACCCGGCCGCGACGTGCGCCGGGGCACAACCACATAACGTTACAACTGCATCTCTTGTCACACGGCGTGGCGCGCCTGTCACAATGGAGCCGATGTTGGACGCACCGACCACCGCGGAGCAGGAGACGACCCCGTCGGGTGACGCGGCCGCCACCCCCGCGTGGTGGCGCAGTCTGCAGGCCACCTCGACCCGGCGCGCGCTACTGCTGACCGCGCTCGGAGGGCTCCTCATCGCTGGTCTCCTCACCGCGTTGCCCGGCACCGGTCCCGGCCCGATCGGCCTGAACGTCGGCTCGGCGTCCCTCGGCAGCGCCCGCGGCAACGCGACGTTCGACCATGCGCAGAGCGGGTCCTGCCTGAACTGGCCCGAGCAGGTGCCCGACGCCGCGCAGATCGTCGACTGCAAGGACGAACACCGCTTCGAGGTCGCCGAGGCCATCGACATGCGGACCTTCCCCGGCACCGAGTATGGCCCCGACGCCGCGCCGCCGTCGGAGGCCCGCATCAAGCAGATCAGCCAGGAGCAGTGCCAGGCCGCCGCGCGCCAGTACCTCGGCACGAAGTACGACCCGAACGGCCGCTTCAGCGTGAGCCTCGTCTGGTCGGGGGACAAGGCGTGGCGACAGGACGACGAACGCCGCATGCTGTGCGGTCTGCAGCTCGCCGGGCCCGACAACCATCAGCTGGCGTTCGCGGGCAAGGTCGCCGACCTCGACCAGTCGAAGGTGTGGCCCGCGGGCACCTGCCTCGGCATCGACCCCGCCACCAACCAGCCGACCGACATCCCGGTGGACTGCGCCAAGCCGCACGCCATGGAGGTCACCGGCTCGGTGAACCTCGCCGAGAAGTTCCCCGGCCCGGTCCCGCCCGACGGCGCCCAGGACCAGTACGTCAAGGACACCTGCACGAAGCTGACCGACGACTATCTGGCCCCGGTCGCGCTGCGCAAGACCACGCTGACCCTCATCTACAGCACGATCTCGCTGCCGAGCTGGACCGCGGGCAGCAAGCAGGTGTCGTGCAGCATCGGCGCAACGCTCGGCAACGGCGGCTGGTCGACCCTGCTCAACAGCGCCAAGGGTCAGCTGATGATCAATGGGCAACCCCCGGTCCCGGTGCCGGACATCCCCGCGGAGCGGTTGGACCTGCCGCCCATCCCGCTGCCCCCGGTGGATACGTCGTCGCAGGTCTCGACGCAGATCGACATGAGCGGACAGGGCAGTTCCAGCAGTTCCAGCAGCTCCGGCAGCCAGCTCCCGCAGGGCAACGACCACCTGCCCGGCCAGCAGCAGGCCGGCCCGACGCAGACCTCGGCGTCCACGGCGCCGACCAGCTCGGGAGCCGCGGTGCCGCCGCAGGGCAACACGTTCCTCAACGGACCGCCCCCGGGAGCCGGCGACGGCCAGCCGCAGGACGGACCCCAGGGACCCCCGCCCGCCGGCGGCGACCAGGGCGCACCCGCACCCGGCGAACCCGCGCCCGCGGTGGGTCCGGCCCCGGGGCCCGCCCCCGGTCCCGCGGCTCCCGTGCTGCCCGGATCCACGCCGGGCCAGTAGCCGCGATGGCGGTGCGGATGAGCCCGCAACGGTTCGAGGAGCTGGTGTCCGACGCTCTCGACGAGATCCCGGTGGAGCTGGCCAAGGCGATCGACAACGTCGTCGTGCTCGTCGAGGCGCGCCATCCCGACGAACCCGACCTGCTCGGCCTCTACGAGGGCATCGCGCTGACCGAGCGCGACACCACCTACTTCGGCTCCCTGCCCGACACCATCACGATCTACCGGGACGCTCTGCTCGACGTCTGCGACAGCGAGGCCGACGTGGTCGACGAGGTGACGGTCACCGTGATCCACGAGGTGGCCCACCACTTCGGCATCGACGACGAGCGCCTGCACGAGCTCGGCTGGGCCTGAGTCCGACGGGCGCGGCAACCGGAAATCGTTGCGCGGCAATGGTATGAACGGGTCATGACCGATCCGTGCCGCGACTGCCGAGAGGGCCACGACCACTGCCACGGCACCGTCATCCACCACGCGTCGTCGGGGCGCGTCGAGTGCACCGAGTTCTGCGTGACGCCCGAGGGGTGGCACTCGTTCAGCATCGACTGCGACGCCGTCGGGTGCACCTGCGTGGAGACCGTCGTCGTCACCCGTGACGTGCAGGCGTCCTGACGTTTCTCAGCCCATCGGGTCGCCGCTGTGCACGGTGTCGTCGACGGGGTGCTCGACGGGTTCGAACGGCGGCGTGAACGTGCTCCACTGCACGCAGCTCCACCGGCCGTCGGTGATGGGACTGAGCACGACGCACTCGGTGTTGGCCAGGTGGTGCTCGATGGCGAAGCCCGGGTCCACCCCGGCGAGCACCGCGCCGACCAACCGGATCGCCGCCCCGTGGCTCACCACCACCACGTCACCCGTCCAGTCGTGGTCGTCGAGGTAGCGCACCCGCAGCTCGGTCACCACGGGCACGTAGCGGTCGAGCACCTGCCTGGCGCTCTCGCCACCCGGTAGGTGGACGTCGAGACTGCCCTCGTGCCAGAGCCGGTACACGGCGTTGAACTCCTCGTGGGCCGCGTCGTCGGAGCGGGCCTCCAACTCGCCGACCTGGACCTCGTGGATGCCGGGCAGCTCGATCGGGGCGAGCCCACGCTGCGCGCCGACGTCGGCGGCCGTCTCGATCGCCCGGAGCGCCGTGGAGTGCGCCAACAGCCCGATCGGGTGCTCCCAGTGCGCGGCGAAGTCGCGCGCCTGCTGATGGCCGAGGTCGGTCAGCGGCGCGCCCGGCGGCCGGGTGTCGAGCTCCCTGGCCACGTTGGCAGAAGACTGCCCGTGGCGGACGAGCACCAGTCGACCCGTCATCGAACGCGCCCCTCTCGAAGTCCGGCCAGCCATCCGGCGGCCTCGTCTGTCACCGGAGGAGTCGCCCCCACGGCGGCTCCCGTCGACCATGAACCCAGGTATCGCACGTCAGCACAACGACGGTGGAGCGCCTGAAGTGCCTCGGCGACGGGATCGTCGTCGATGTGCCCCACGCAGTCCAGGAAGAAGAAGTAGGTGCCCAATTCGATTCGCGTGGGCCGGGATTCGATGCGGGTGAGATCGATGTCGCGGATCGCGAACTCGGTCATCGCCGACACCAGGGCACCGGGGACGTTGTCCAACCGCAGCACGACGGACGTGCGGTCGGCCCCGGTCCGCGGCGGCGGCGGCGCCGGCGGACCCACCAGCACGAACCGCGTGCGGGCGTTGGGTTCGTCGACGACGCCGTCGGCGAGGGTCGCCAGGCCCAGCCGGCGCGCGGCGAGCGCGGTGCTGACGCCTGCGTCGGCGCGGCCGTTCGCGACGTCGTGGGCCGCGGCGGCGTTGGAGCTCGCGGGCACGGTCCTGGCAGCGGGGAGGTGTTCGGCCAGCCACCGCTTCACCTGTGCCGCGGCGACCGGGTAGGCGGCGACGGTCGCGACGTCGGCAGGCCGGGTGCCCTCCCGGACGGCGATGCTGAACGCGACGTCGAGGGTGTGTTCGGCGAATACCTGCAGCGGTGCGCCGGCCGCCAGGCTGTCCATGGTCGGGGCCACCGACCCCTCGATCGAGTTCTCGATCGGTGCGCAGGCGTAGTCGGCGGCTCCGGCGCGGACGGCGGCGAGCGCACCGTCGGCGCTGTCGCACGGCAACGGAGTGACGTCGTCGTCACCGGGCGTCGGCGCCGCAGGGACGGCCCCACCGGCCACCATCTGCAGCAACGCCTCTTCGGAGAAGGTCCCCTGGGGGCCCAGATAGGCGATGCGCGGCACGGGCCAACCCTAACGGCTCGCTCACCGGTCGCCTCGACGTCTTCGGGGGAGAGCTTGCGCGTCTTCGGCGGAGAGCTTGCGCGATTCAGTGAGGGCAGCCTAAGTTAGGGTTACCTCATTCGATGGAAGGCGGGCAGATGCGCAGTCATGCAGCGGCGGGATCGGCAGTGGTGGCACCCTCGACGGCCGAGCGGATCCGCAGCGCGTGCGCCCGCGGCGGCGCGGCCATGCTCGCGGTCGAGGGCCTCGAACCGTCGCCGACCCCCGTGCACCACCTGCTTGACGACGGGTCCCTCGCGATCACGGTGCCCGCCACCGGGTTGCTGAACGGTCTCATCGTCGGATCGGGCGCCGCGGGCATCCAGGCGGTGCTCGAGGTGACCGACTACGCCCCGCTGCCCCTGCGCGAACCCGTCCGCTCCCTGGTGTGGCTCGGCGGCCGACTGTTCACGGTGCACCCGTCCGACGTGTCGCCCCTGCTCGACGCGATCGCCACCAGCAGCCCGAATCCCGCTCTGCTGCAAGTGAATACGGACACGATCGAGGCGACGGCCGGGGACACCCCCTGCGCCCTGGTGCGCCTGGAGATCGACTCCGTCGTCGTGGCCGACTCGACGGGCGCGGAGTCCATCGGGGTCGGCGACCTGCTCGCCGCCAGCCCCGATCCGTTCGCCACGCTGGAGTCGTGCTGGCTGCAGCACCTCGAGTCCGCCCACCGCGACGTCGTCGACCGCCTCGCCGACCGATTGCCCGCACCCCTGCGCCACGGCCGCGTCCGGCCGCTCGGGCTGGACCGCTACGGCGTCCGGCTGCGCGTCGAGGCCGCGGACGGCGACCACGACGTCCGGCTGCCGTTCCCCAAGCCCGTCGACGACGCCACCGGTCTGAACCAGGCCATCCGCATGCTGATGGGCTGCCCGTTCCTCAACGGCCTGCGGGCGCGCCGCATCTGACCCCGGCCGGCGGCTACCGTAGCTCGGGTGACCGGGCCGACCGACGACCTGCTGCCCGACCCCGGCAAGCGGACCCTCCGGCTCGAGATCGCGGTCGTCCTCGCGGTCACCTTCGGCCTCTCCGCCTACACCGCGATCGTCAGTCTCGTCGAGGCGGTGCTCCTCGGCCTGTCCGGCCAGAAGGTGGCCCTCAACCGCAAGCTCTCCCCCATCGACCTGATCAACTTCGCGCTGAACCTGGCCACGGTGTTCCAGCTCGTCGCGTGGGGGCTGCTCGCGCTGTACCTGCTGTGGCGCAGCGGCTCGGGTCCGGCCAGCGTCGGACTCGGCCGGTGGCGCTGGCGGCCGGATCTGCTGGGCGGCCTCGGCCTCGCGGCGCTGATCGGCGTGCCCGGCCTCGGGCTGTACCTGGCGGGACGGGCACTGGGCATCGGCGTCGCCGTCGTGCCGTCCGAGCTCGGCGACACCTGGTGGCGGGTCCCGGTCCTCCTCGCAGTGGCGTTCGCGAACGGCTGGGCCGAGGAGATCGTCGTCGTCGCGTTCCTCGTCACGCGGCTGCGCCAGCTCGGGATGTCACCGACCAAGGCCGTGCTCGTCTCCAGCCTGCTGCGCGGCGCGTATCACCTGTACCAGGGGTTCGGCGCCGGCGTCGGCAACGTCGTGATGGGTCTGGTGTTCGGCTATGCGTGGTGGCGCACGCGCCGGCTGTGGCCGCTCATCGTCGCGCACGGCCTGATCGACGCGGTCGCGTACGTTGGCTACGCGTTGCTCGCCGGTCACCTCGGCTGGTTGCGGTGATCGTGGCCGTACATTCGAGCCCGTGACGTACCCCGACCCACGGCGCGCCAGGCCGCCGTACGAACCGTCACAGGTCATCCGCCGCGACCCCAACTACCGGCCGCCGCCACCTCCACCGCAGCGGCAGCCACCCCGGCAGCCGCCACCGCCGCCGCCCCGGCACCAACCACCGCCGCCACCGCCCCGGCAGCCACCCCCACCGCCGCCGACCTCGCGCCGACCCCGACGGGCGAGGCACTGGGGACGGCCATTGGTGGCGCTCGTGGTGGTCGTCGTGCTCGCCGGGATCGGCACGGCAATCTGGATCGACACGACGCTGCACCGCATCCCGGTGCTGGCCGCCCTGCCCGACCGGCCTGCCGCAGGCAGCGGGACCACCTGGCTGCTGGTCGGGTCCGACAGCCGGGAGGACCTCACCCCGGCACAGCAGGCGGAGCTGTCCACCGGGGGCGATCTCGGCGCCGGGCGCACCGACACCATCCTGCTGGTGCACGTCCCCGGCCTCGGGTCGAGCACCCCGGCCACGATGGTGTCCATTCCGCGTGACTCCTACCTGCCCATCCCGGGCCACGGCCAGGACAAGGTCAACGCGGCGTTCGCGCTCGGCGGCGCTCCCCTGCTGGCCCAGACGGTCGAGCAGGCCACCGGTCTGCGCCTGGACCACTACGCCGAGATCGGCTTCGACGGGTTCGCCGAGATGGTCGACGCCGTCGGGGGAGTGACGATGTGCCCCACCGAGCCGGTCGACGATCCCCTCGCCGGCCTCGACATCGCCGCGGGCTGCCAGACGCTCGACGGGCGGACCGCGCTCGGGTACGTCCGCTCCCGCGCGACGCCGCGCGCGGACCTCGACCGCATGATCAACCAGCGGAAGTTCATGGCGGCCCTGGTGCACCGGTCGGCGAGCCCGGCCGTGTGGGCCAATCCGCTGCGCTGGTACCCGCTGGCCCGCGCGGCCGCCGGCGCCGTGACCGTCGACGACGGCACCCACGTGTGGGATCTGGCCCGGTTGGCGTGGGCGCTGCACGGCGGCGTGACCACCACGACGGTGCCGATCGGAGACTTCACTGGCAACGACTCCGGTTCGGTGGTCGAGTGGGACGACGACGCCGCCGCGCGGCTGTTCCACGCGCTGGCGACCGATTCGGCCATCCCGGCGGACGTGCTCACCGCGGGCAACATTTAGCCGACCCTTCGTTTGCCAGCGGCTCAGCAAACTGCGCGAGGGAGCGGTGACGGGCGGCTTGGCGTTAGGACACCCTCGCCTTAATAAGTCATACCTTTGCTGACAAGGCCCTGTGACCTGCAGTAGCGTTCCCGGCATGAGCGACCCCACGACACTCGACACGAAATTCCACCACCTGCTCCTGGAGCAGATCCGCAACGAGTTCACGGCGTCGCAGCAATACACCGCCATCGCGGTGCACTTCGACGCCGCCGACCTTCCGCAGCTGGCCAAGCACTTCTATGCCCAGGCCCTCGACGAGCGCAACCACGCGATGATGCTCGTGCAGTACCTCGTCGATCGCGACGTCGAGGTGGAGATCCCCGGCATCGACGCCGTCCGCAACAGCTTCGGCTCGCCGACCGAGGCGTTGCGCCTGGCCCTCGAGCAGGAGCGCACCGTCACCGAGCAGATCTCCCGGCTCGCCAGCGTCGCCCGCGAGGAGCACGACTACCTTGGCGAGCAGTTCATGCAGTGGTTCCTCAAGGAGCAGGTCGAGGAGGTCGCGCTGATGACGACCCTGGTGCGGGTCAGCGAACGGGCCGGCGCGGACCTGTTCCACCTCGAGGACTTCGTGGCCCGCGAACTCGGCGCGGTGACCGCCGACCCGACCGCACCCAAGGCCGCCGGCGGCACGCTCTAGTCCGGTTGGTCGCGGCCGGCTTCGGTCAGGCCGTCCTGCAGCCAGCCCTTCGTGCGGCCGGGGTGGTTGGTGGCGACCCACGCCACCCCGACGTCGCGGCAGTAGCGGACGTCCTCGTAGTGGTCGACGGTCCAGCAGTACAGCGCCCTGCCGTGCGCGGCGGCGCGGTCGACCAGCTCGGGATGCTCACGCAGCGTGGCGATCGACGGTCCGACGGCCGTGGCCCCGACCGTCGTCGCGGCGCTGCCGCCCAGATATCGCGACGTGTCCCCGAGCAACACCGTCGGGAGCATGGGCGCGGCCCGGCGGATGCGCCAGACCGCGGCCGCCGAGAACGAGATGACGACCGCGCGGGACAGGTCGGCGGAGGCGGGGGACGCAATGCCGTAGCGGTGCAGCAGCGCCAGCACCTTGCTCTCCACCAGCGCGCCGTACCGCACGGGGTGCTTGGTCTCGATGAAGATCTTCACGGGTCGCTTCCAGTCGAGGACCAGCGAGATCAGATCGTCGAGCGTGAGCAGCCCGGTGTCACCATGACCACCGTCAGCCCGCCAGCTGGAATGCCAACTGCCGTAATCGAATTCGCGTAGCTCGGCGAGCGTCATGTCACTGACCGCGCCGGATCCCGTCGACGTCCGGTCGATCTTGCGATCGTGCACGCACACCAGGTGTCCGTCGCGGGTGAGGCGGACGTCGCACTCCACTCCGTCAGCGCCTTCGCGCAGCGCGAGCTCGTAGGCGGCGATCGTATGCTCGGGCCGCTGCGCCGACGCTCCGCGATGGGCCACCACGAACGGGTGACCGCTGAGCGTCCCGTCGCCGGAAGTCATGGCCCTATGCTGCCGGTTCGTCCCGCTCGGACTCAACCCGAGGCGGGGACTGCGTCTCACCGTCGGGGGAATCCGCCGGAACGATCACCCAGCGCTTGGCGGGCCGGTCGACCGCCACGTGCTCGAAACCGCGGTACAGCTTGAGCGTCAGCAGCAGCGCCGCCAGCGCCGCCAAGTACGCGATCGTCGTGGCGACGGTGTTGTTGGCGATGCCCTGCGCATCGTCGGTGAAACTCGTCGCAAAGGCGAACACCGACACGGCGAAGCTCACCCACCACGCGACCCACCACACGGCGATGCGGGTGCGCAGCCAGGTCAGGCGTCCCTCGAGACGTGCCAGTTCGATGACGAACACCGGCGCCCAGAACAGGTCGATCACCGGGATCAGGCAGCCGAGCCACAGCTGCCACACCGGCCGCGGATCCGTCACGCCGTGGCGGGCATGGGCGAGCGACCGCCGCGCGATCAGCCAGTTTGTCATCACGATGGCCGTCGCGATCATCGCGAAGAACGCCACCACGCTGACCGCCACCCCGGCCCACGTCGCGGCTCCCGCCAGAATCGGGTTCAGCAGCCTGGACCGGTTGACGAGCAACAGCGCGTAGTTGACGACGTCGACGAACGCGGCGGCGGCGAACGCCACCAGGGTCACCGCCAGCGTGCGCCGCACCATACGCGTCGACACCCGCGGCGCCGCGTGCTCCTGCGTCTCGGGAGGCGGCGCGACGACGTGATCCTGCAGGCTCCAGCGCGGAATGCCGAAGTAGCGCGGCGTCGGCCCCAGCGGCTGCTTCGCCCGGCGCGGCGGCGGCGGGGCTCCCGGCCGCACGGCGATCCAGCGGTATCCCGCAGGCAGTCGCGGCGGGGTGACTCCGGCGGCGGGAGGTTGGGTGACCGCCGGGGCGCCGGCCGGCCGCGCGGCCCACTGCCGCTCCGGTTCGGCCGACGGTGCGAGCAGGGTCCCCTGACACCGGGGACACCAGACGCGCTGCCGGTCGCGCACGTTCCATCGCGTGCCGCACCGTGAACAGACCTGGATCACGCAAACAGCCTACGGTCTTCTCAGACGCTGCCCGCGGACCCGTCGTCGGTGACCACGGGACGACCCGCCTGGGACCACGCCAGCATGCCCCCGGCGACGTTGATCGGTTCGTAGCCGTTGCGGGCGAGGTACTGAGCCACCCGCAGCGACCGCCCGCCCGCGTGGCATACGACGTAGAGCGTGGCGTCGGTGTCGATCTCGGCGATGCGGGCGGGCACGTCACCCATCGGGATGTGCTGAGCCCCCTCGGCGTGCCCGCGCTGCCACTCGTCGTCCTCGCGCACGTCGAGCAATACCACCGTGTCGTCGAACGTCACGGGAACGTCCCCGATGTGAGCCTCGCCGACCTGATCGTCACCCATGATCCACCTCTCGTCGTCCGCTCCTACCGACCCTGCAAAACTAGCAACAGGAGGCCTATGCACAGTTTGCACAGGTTCATCCACAGGCGCACAGCTGCGGAAACCGCCCTGAGCCGCGCAATCTGTGACGGCGCTGTACTGGGCTGGGGATGACGCTGTGGTCGCGCGCACAGTGATCAACAGGCCTCGCCACCGCGAGCGAAAAACGTCGGTCAGCTAACCATTGTTCGGTGAGCGCAGCACCCGGCGCGTTGGCAGGTCGAAGCGTGCTGCTCAGCCGATTTCACGCTGCCCACGAGAGGGGTTATGATCG
This region includes:
- a CDS encoding glycerophosphodiester phosphodiesterase, yielding MTSGDGTLSGHPFVVAHRGASAQRPEHTIAAYELALREGADGVECDVRLTRDGHLVCVHDRKIDRTSTGSGAVSDMTLAELREFDYGSWHSSWRADGGHGDTGLLTLDDLISLVLDWKRPVKIFIETKHPVRYGALVESKVLALLHRYGIASPASADLSRAVVISFSAAAVWRIRRAAPMLPTVLLGDTSRYLGGSAATTVGATAVGPSIATLREHPELVDRAAAHGRALYCWTVDHYEDVRYCRDVGVAWVATNHPGRTKGWLQDGLTEAGRDQPD
- a CDS encoding DUF4328 domain-containing protein produces the protein MIQVCSRCGTRWNVRDRQRVWCPRCQGTLLAPSAEPERQWAARPAGAPAVTQPPAAGVTPPRLPAGYRWIAVRPGAPPPPRRAKQPLGPTPRYFGIPRWSLQDHVVAPPPETQEHAAPRVSTRMVRRTLAVTLVAFAAAAFVDVVNYALLLVNRSRLLNPILAGAATWAGVAVSVVAFFAMIATAIVMTNWLIARRSLAHARHGVTDPRPVWQLWLGCLIPVIDLFWAPVFVIELARLEGRLTWLRTRIAVWWVAWWVSFAVSVFAFATSFTDDAQGIANNTVATTIAYLAALAALLLTLKLYRGFEHVAVDRPAKRWVIVPADSPDGETQSPPRVESERDEPAA
- a CDS encoding rhodanese-like domain-containing protein, which gives rise to MGDDQVGEAHIGDVPVTFDDTVVLLDVREDDEWQRGHAEGAQHIPMGDVPARIAEIDTDATLYVVCHAGGRSLRVAQYLARNGYEPINVAGGMLAWSQAGRPVVTDDGSAGSV